A genome region from Akkermansiaceae bacterium includes the following:
- a CDS encoding c-type cytochrome, protein MNDLKTILATTMMIPVLGAGFAFAQEVEVDSVAEGKDIFGSIGCSECHTVEKGDASLKSGPNLYGLFLTQPRERKVVVQGKETSVKADRAYFDDSLRKSWDALAVAETGPMKGTAFQPLMPMYVKELISDDGLDSVWHYLRTLADDGQAGPAKVMVKRSKAPEPSNVLEIPGEEIVTDRTRVIRAPIGGTSARSLHVGQPNGMSYTFDPRMLSVRRVWTGGYLNLNEERSGRGGKLSNLSGGATTYISGNPVLQPLTSGGEPVDFEFKEPDAHDYAAIARHLRDGKDFADKLAALDAEFLGHSVSAETGNPTFRFRVGQNEFRQAISISDAGEIGLSLDGELKTEQRFRITGLANPTVGAGKLEEGIWSLSAGAKGPFTLTAKLPGGVVARPAVNASEDWSPQELVSTPAKPGRRPLEVPAGYSVKDWASPNDLLGRAQLFEPTGIAVATDGTIVLSTRTAGVWRIREGKWSLFAEGIYESLGVVIEDDKGDVIVIAQKPELTRIRDTDGDGRADDFETVCDDFGFHGNYHEYTHGPVRDAEGNYYFLLNLSHAQDENEASWKAGGKFMGSMGGYRGWACRVTPEGKFEPYAYGLRSPAGIGVAPDGRIWYAENQGEYVGSSKVVPLEQGKFYGHMSGLVDLPGMGPDAAGLNYDLWKDKLRKGAVWLPHGKMANSPGSPAWDLTNGKFGQYGGQMFIGDQTLSQVMRVVTEIVDGQDQGSVTPFARGLASGVMRPAFLPDGSLLLGQTGRGWGARGGSPAALQQVVFDGKTFAADISRVTSSPTGFTVHFTRPVADGVGEADLQKALQATSWFYTNLSDYGSPEHDKRDETVASVKLAADRSSVSLDLADFGKGDKWLDRIYHIRITPAAPLFGDAPAWGMLESYFTLRAIPKAD, encoded by the coding sequence ATGAACGATTTGAAAACGATACTAGCTACAACAATGATGATCCCCGTACTGGGGGCGGGCTTCGCTTTTGCACAGGAAGTCGAGGTGGATTCCGTTGCGGAGGGAAAGGATATCTTCGGGTCCATAGGCTGCAGCGAGTGCCATACGGTGGAAAAGGGCGATGCCTCCCTGAAGTCCGGGCCAAACCTCTATGGCCTGTTCCTCACCCAGCCGCGCGAGCGCAAGGTGGTCGTCCAGGGCAAGGAAACGAGCGTCAAGGCGGATCGCGCCTATTTCGATGATTCCCTCCGCAAGTCATGGGACGCCCTTGCGGTGGCGGAGACCGGGCCGATGAAAGGGACTGCCTTCCAACCGCTCATGCCCATGTATGTCAAGGAACTCATCTCCGACGATGGCCTGGATTCCGTCTGGCATTACCTGCGGACGCTGGCCGACGATGGCCAGGCCGGGCCGGCGAAGGTGATGGTGAAGCGCTCCAAGGCACCGGAGCCAAGCAATGTATTGGAAATACCGGGCGAGGAAATCGTGACGGATCGCACCAGGGTGATCCGTGCGCCGATCGGTGGGACGAGCGCCCGCTCCCTCCACGTGGGTCAACCGAACGGCATGAGCTACACCTTCGATCCCCGCATGCTCTCCGTCCGGCGCGTCTGGACCGGCGGCTACCTCAATCTCAACGAAGAGCGCTCCGGACGGGGCGGAAAACTCTCCAACCTCAGTGGCGGGGCCACCACCTACATCAGCGGGAACCCGGTACTGCAACCCTTGACGTCCGGCGGCGAGCCCGTGGATTTCGAGTTCAAGGAGCCGGACGCCCACGACTACGCGGCCATCGCCCGCCATCTCCGCGACGGCAAGGATTTCGCCGACAAACTTGCCGCTCTGGATGCTGAGTTCCTCGGACACAGCGTATCAGCCGAAACGGGGAACCCGACCTTCCGTTTCCGCGTCGGGCAGAACGAATTCAGGCAGGCCATCTCGATCAGCGATGCCGGGGAAATCGGTCTTTCCCTCGATGGTGAGCTGAAAACGGAACAGCGTTTCAGGATCACCGGTCTTGCTAATCCCACGGTCGGTGCCGGCAAGCTGGAGGAGGGGATCTGGAGCCTGTCCGCCGGAGCAAAGGGGCCGTTCACCCTCACCGCAAAGCTTCCGGGGGGAGTCGTCGCGCGTCCCGCGGTGAATGCCTCCGAGGACTGGTCTCCTCAGGAGCTCGTTTCCACACCGGCCAAGCCGGGACGGCGTCCGTTGGAAGTTCCCGCAGGCTATTCCGTCAAGGACTGGGCTTCGCCGAACGATCTTCTGGGGCGGGCACAGCTATTCGAACCCACCGGGATTGCGGTCGCAACGGACGGCACCATCGTCCTCTCCACCCGCACCGCAGGTGTCTGGCGCATCCGCGAGGGGAAATGGTCTCTCTTTGCCGAGGGGATCTACGAGTCGCTCGGTGTCGTCATCGAGGATGACAAGGGCGATGTGATCGTCATCGCACAGAAACCGGAGCTCACCCGCATCCGCGATACGGACGGCGACGGGCGTGCGGACGATTTCGAGACCGTCTGCGACGACTTTGGCTTCCACGGCAACTACCACGAATACACCCACGGACCAGTGCGGGACGCCGAGGGAAATTACTATTTCCTGCTCAACCTCTCCCACGCCCAGGATGAGAACGAGGCATCCTGGAAGGCCGGTGGCAAATTCATGGGATCCATGGGCGGCTACCGCGGCTGGGCTTGCCGGGTGACACCGGAAGGGAAATTCGAACCATACGCCTACGGCCTGCGCAGCCCGGCGGGCATCGGCGTCGCCCCTGACGGGCGGATCTGGTACGCGGAAAACCAGGGCGAATACGTCGGTTCCTCCAAGGTGGTTCCGCTGGAGCAGGGCAAATTCTACGGCCACATGTCCGGCCTCGTGGATCTTCCCGGCATGGGGCCCGATGCAGCGGGCCTCAACTACGATCTCTGGAAGGACAAGCTCCGCAAGGGCGCCGTCTGGCTGCCCCACGGCAAGATGGCGAACTCGCCCGGCAGCCCCGCGTGGGATCTGACGAACGGCAAGTTCGGCCAGTACGGCGGGCAGATGTTCATCGGGGACCAGACGCTTTCACAAGTGATGCGGGTGGTGACGGAAATCGTGGATGGCCAGGATCAGGGCAGCGTCACGCCTTTCGCCCGCGGACTCGCCTCCGGCGTGATGCGTCCCGCTTTCCTGCCGGACGGCAGCCTGCTGCTCGGCCAGACCGGCCGTGGCTGGGGCGCGCGGGGAGGCAGTCCTGCTGCCTTGCAACAGGTGGTTTTCGACGGCAAGACCTTCGCTGCGGATATCTCCAGGGTCACCTCATCGCCCACAGGGTTTACCGTCCATTTCACCCGCCCCGTGGCGGACGGGGTGGGGGAGGCGGATCTGCAGAAGGCATTACAAGCCACCTCATGGTTCTACACGAACCTTTCGGATTACGGCTCGCCCGAGCACGACAAGCGGGATGAAACCGTTGCCAGCGTGAAACTCGCAGCCGACAGGTCGTCGGTCAGCTTGGATCTCGCTGATTTCGGAAAAGGGGACAAGTGGCTGGACCGGATCTACCACATACGGATAACACCCGCCGCACCGCTATTCGGGGATGCGCCGGCCTGGGGCATGCTTGAAAGCTACTTCACGCTGCGTGCCATCCCCAAGGCGGATTGA